The sequence below is a genomic window from Variovorax paradoxus B4.
TCTGGTCGCGCGCGCAGGCCGACATCGACCGCATCGTCGCCATCTGGCGCGAATGCCTGAAGGCCTACGGCGGCCCCTTCCTGTTCGGCAAGCAGCCGGGCATGGCCGATGCGATGTATGCGCCGGTGGTCACGCGCTTCCTGAGCTACGACGTGCCGCTCGACAGCGTCTGCGCCGCATACTGCAAGCGCGTGATGGACCTGCCCGCCATGCAGGAGTGGGTGGCCGCCGCGAAGGAAGAACCCGAGGAAATCGACGAGCTCGACGCCGAGTTCTGATTAACAGGCCCTAACGCCGGAACATCCGCAGGTCGAGCGCGCTTTCCTCGCCGAGCCACATGGCATGCGCCGTGTGGTCGGCGAAGTCGTCGCCCGTGACCCCGTGCACGAAGATGTCGAGGCCGTTGCGATGGGCTTCGAGCCATTCGATCACCTGGTCGAACTCGGCCGCGTCGAACGCCAGCTGGCAGCTCCAGTGCGTGTGGGGCCCCACCAGCCGTTCGTGCACCCGGCCGACCACCACCATCAGTTCGCGGCCCGCCTGCTCGCACAGCTGCCTGGCCTGCGCCACGGTGGCCGGGCCGAAGTAGACGTGGGCGTGGTATTGCGGATAGAGGTTTTCGGGGCGGCGCGGCATGATCCGGTCATTGTGGACCCAACCGGAAGCGCCCGCTGTAGCGGAACACGTCGCCGAACCAGCGGTGGCGCAGCACCATCTTCATGGTGAAGCGGTCGGCATCGTGCGGGTCGGGCCGCTCCTCGACGTAGGCGGTGCCCAGCAGCAGGCCCAGCGGCAGCGGCACGCGCAGCCTGCCAAGGCGCCAGATGCAGCCGAGGTCGCGGAACACCAGCGCGCCTTCTTCCGCGCTCACGGCCAGGCGCATGCCGATGCCGAAGCGCACGTACTCGATCACCTCGCCGCCGCCCTTGGCCGCGTGCGCCATGTGCGAGCGGAAGTGAAACGGCGCGCGGCCTTCGAAGCTGAAGATGCGGTCCCAGTAGAGGCGGGCGTTGCCGGGCCGGCAGCGGTAGTGCACTTCGATCGGCACGCCGGTGCCGGTGTAGGGAACGAGTGCGCCGAACAGGCGGCCGAAGGGCATCAGCACGCGCGCCCACGGCGCGTGATGCACTTCATCCATCGTGCCGCGCACGCACACGTGGGCGTTCGAGAACGGCGCCATTGCGTAGTGCCGGCGGATCACTTCGCCGAGCTGGTCCCAGCCAGGGCCGAGCACCTGCTGGAAGACGGGCCTCGTGTCCTTCATGCGGCGGCCGCGGCGGTTTCGCTGCGCGCCTTGTAGAAGCGCAGGATGTGCTCGGAGAAGTCGCCCAGCAGGAACTGCGCCACGCGGTCGGCATACCAGTTGAAGCGCGTGCTCACGCGCCAGGAAACGTCGATGCGAAGCTCCGTGCCGCCCTCGCGCGGCGTGAGCGTGTAGGCCGAATCGCGCAGGTCGAAATAGTGGCCGCCGATGACCACGTGGTCGTCCAGCGCACCGGCGGGAAAGGAGTCGGGCGAGAAGCGGTAGCGCCACTTCACGCGCTGCAGCGGCTGCCACTCGGTGATGATTTCGTCGAAGTGCACGTCCTTTTGCCACTGCACCTTGCGCACGCGGCCTTCGGGGGTGTCTTCGGTCACGCCCGCCACCGGCATCGGCACGCCGATGCGGTAGGCCCAGGCATCGCCGACTTCACCGGGCCGGATGTCGCGCGCATCGTTGAGTTCGTGCCACACGCGCTCGGCGGGCGCGGCGATGAAGAGGGTGCGCGAGGTGCTCGAGATCTGCTCGGGGTTGGACCACCGTGGCTCGATGGCGCCGAAGACCAGCGGCAGCAAGGCGAAGCTGTAGAGCGCCGGCCTGGGCCAGTTGGTGATGCGGCAGACGATGCCCATCGCGAGGCCGCCGAGGCTGCCCATGACACTGAACAAGGGCACGATGACGATGGCACAGATCATCCCTTCGATGAAGACCAGCAGCGTGCCGACGACGAAGAGCGCGGTCGAGACCCACGGCGCCCAGATGCAGTAGCCCCAGCTGCGCCGCTCGGTGCGCTCGGCCATGTAGACCGTGACCGCGCCGCACACCGCGGGAGCGAGATAGATGAAGGAACCCAGCATGGCCGAGAAGCGCTGGCCCGGCAGGCCGCTGAAGGCAATGCGCAGAACGAGGGCCACCGCCGCGCCGACGAGCAGCGGCCAGAACCACGCGAAGGGCATGCGGCGCTTGGGCATGTCGCGCATCTGCGAAGCGTCGGCCTCGATGGGTGGGAGTTCATGGGGCCTGGTTTCTTCGGGTTCGATGCTCATGGAAGTTTCTTCTCCTCGGTGTGTTCTTTTGACTCGGAGGCCTTCAGCCGCTGCGCCTGGCCGTCACCATGCAGTAGTCGAAATCGCGCCAGAAAAGGCCCAGCACCAGCGCGCAATAGCTGGCCACGATGTGCTTGCGGCGCCAGGGGCTGAGCCTGCCGCGCGCCTTCCAGAGTTCGGCCAGCGCGAAGCGCGTGGCAAGCACCGGAATGTGCAGCGCACTGGGCGCCACGCGCCAGCGCAGCGACCGCACCTCGATCTCGTCGAATCCGTTGTCGCGCAGCGCGGCAACGAAATCGCCCTGCACGGCCAGGGTGGGCACGGCCCAGCTGTCGGCCCACAGGCGGTGCAGCCAGCCGGCGGTGCGGCCGGGATTCTGGCGCAGCAGGAAACCGTCGATCACCGCGAGCCGCGCGCCGGGCTTCAGCAGGCGGGCCGCCTCGCGCACGAAATCGGCCTTGGCCGTGCCGCTCGCGTAGCAGGCGCTTTCCACCGCCCAGGCACCATCGGCCTGTGCGGTGGGCAGGCCGGTGCGGGTGTAGTCGGCTTCGATGTGCGCCACGCGGTCGGCCACGCCGGCGCGGGCATCGAGCCGCACGGCGATGCTGTTCTGCACCGCCACGTTGGTGACCGTGACGGCATACAGAGACGGGTCGTCGCCGACCAGCGTGCGCGCGGTGGCGCCGGCGCCGCAGCCAAGGTCGACCACGCAGCGGCGCGGCGCCCTTTCCTGCAATGGCCGGGGCTCGTCGAGCTTCAGCGCGCGGCCGACGGCGCGGTTCATTTCCACCAGCATGCCTTCGCGCCGCAGCGGGTTCAGGCCGAGCCGCCAGAAGCCGAAGTGCATGTTGTAGCTGGGGCTCCACGCGCGATAGTCTTCGGCCACCTCGGTGAAATAGTCCCGCGTATCGGCCTTGGTGATGGAGGCTTCGGGCGCCGCGGGTGTCTGAGGCGCACTGCGAGCGCGAGATGGACGGAAATCGGGCTGGAAGACGTTGGGCACGAGAGCTCCTTTTTTTCAGATCCGGCAATTGCCACCGGCGCAGGTGCGAGACGACCGCGCGGCCTTGCCGGCGAGCAGGGCCACCAGCCAGTGCGGCAGCCGGTAGCGGTTGCGCGCAAGCACCGCATAGGCGCGCTCGGCCAGCGGCGCGACCAGCGGCAGGTCGAGCAGGAAACTGCCGCTCGGCAACCCGACGGCGTCGCGGCAGGCGCGGATGGCGGGAACCCCCACGAACACCTGCCCCGCTGCGTCGACGGCGTGGATCGCGGTCATCAGCGCCGCGCGCGGGGCCGGGCCGGCGTCGAATCCGGCGGGCGAGCAGTCGACGAGGTTCAGGCGGGCCGCGGAGTCACGCGCCTGCATCGCGCTCATTTCTGCCGTGCACAGGGCGCAGGCGGCATCGAAGTAGACGGTCAGAGGGTAGGCGGCGATGGTGGGCATGAGGGTTGTTTTCGTTATTTCTGTCAAAACAGAAATAATGAGGCAAAAAAAGAGAGCTCAAATCATCGGCAGGCTGGCGTGGTGGGCATCGGGGTCGTCGTCGTCCTTCTTCGGGGCCGCAGGAGTTGCCGCCTGCGCCGCATCCCCGCGAACGAACTTCTGCACGCTGGCGCCCAGCGTCAGCACCTTGTCGAGCGTGCCGGGCGAGAGCCGCAGCATTTCGTCGGCCCAGGTGGCGAGCTTGCTCATCAGATCCATGGTGGAGCGGATGCGGTCCTGCGCATCGGCAGGCTCCTTCTGGAAGTCGGGGCTGGAGACAATTTCGCGCAGCACGCGGATGGTGGGGTCGAACTCGCGCTCCTTGCGCTCGCGCACCACGGTGCGGAACAGCTCCCAGACGTCAACGCTGGTTTCGAAATAGTCACGCCGGTCGCCCAGGATGTGCGTCACGCGCACCAGGTTCCACGCCTGCAGTTCCTTCAGGCTGTTGCTCACGTTGGAGCGGGCCACGCCCAGCGTGTCGGAGAGTTCTTCCGCATGCATGGGCTTGCCATGGGCGAACAGCAGTGCGTGGATTTGCGAGACCGTGCGGTTGACGCCCCACATCGAGCCCATTTCCCCCCAGTGGAGAACGAACTTGCGTTGGATGTCGGTGAGTTCCATGCCTCGGAGTCTAGGATTTTAGAAATTTCTGTCAAGAGAGAAATGAAAAATCCAATTGCCAGCGGAAAGGGTTTGGAATACTGTGTAAACATACAGTTCTCGAAAGAAAGGATCTGCCATGCCGGCGGCCCGCATTCCCATCCATGCCATCAAGGGCCGCGGCGCGGCCACGCGCTTGGCGCACCGCTTTTCGCGCGACGAGCGCAATGCCTTCGACGACGGCTGGGGCACGCTCGAAGAACGCGCGGCCGAAGCCGAGGAGCTGCCGCCGCTCGCCACCGAAGTGCGTTTCGAGGACGTGAAGTCGGTGCTCAACGAGAACGACTCGCCCGACATTTCATTCGACCGTTCGCTCAACCCGTACCGCGGCTGCGAGCATGGCTGCATCTACTGCTTTGCCCGGCCCACGCACAGCTACCTCAATCTCTCGCCGGGGCTCGACTTCGAAACCAGGCTCATCGCCAAGCGCAACATCGTCGAGGTGCTGCGCACCGAACTCGGCCGCAAGAGCTACCGGCCCAGCCATGTCGCCATCGGCACCGCCACCGACTGCTACCAGCCCATCGAACGCGAACTGCGGCTCACCCGTTCGGTGATCGAGCTGCTGAAGGAAACGCACCATCCGTTTGCGCTGGTCACGAAATCGAGCGCGGTGGAGCGCGACCTCGACCTGATCGCCCCCATGGCCGCCGAGCACCTGGCCGCGGTGTACGTGACCGTGACCACGCTCGACGGCGAACTGGCCCGCAAGCTGGAGCCGCGCGCTGCCGCGCCACATCGGCGGCTGCGCACCATACGCACGCTGGCCGAGGCGGGCGTGCCGGTGGGGGTGAGCGTGGCGCCGCAGATTCCCTTCGTCAACGAGGACATGGAACAGGTGCTCGAAGCCGCCTGGGCCGCCGGTGCGCGCAGCGCCTTCTACACGGTGATCCGGCTGCCGTGGGAGGTGGCGCCGCTCTTCAAGGAGTGGCTCGAACTGCACTACCCGCAGCGCGCGGACCGCATCATGGCGCGCATCCACGAGATGCGCGGCGGCAAGGACTACGACGCCGACTTCGCCACCCGCATGAAGGGCTCAGGCCTCTGGGCCGACCTGATCCGCCAGCGCTTCGAGAAGGCGGCGAACCGCATCGGCTTCAACCGAGAGCGCATTGCGCTCGACCTCAGCGCGTTCCGGCCACCTGGCGCAGCGGGGCAGGGCAGCCTGTTCTAGGATCGGCCGCTACCGTGGTGTCTGTCCCGGCGAATAAAGGTTTCATAAGGAAGTAGATTCAAGTTCCGCTGATGCTCGGGGAATGTCCCGTGACTGCACCAAAAGGGGGTACGTATGAACGGGGTATGGCTGGTCGTGATGGGTGTTTCGGGCTGCGGCAAATCGAGCCTCGGCGCTGCGCTGGCGGTGGGGTTCGGGCTGCCGCTGATCGAGGGCGACGACTACCACCCGCCGGCCAATGTCGAAAAGATGAGCCGCGGCATCGCACTGACCGATGCGGACCGCGCCGGCTGGCTCGCGACGCTGGGGCAGAAGCTGGCCGCTGCGCCGCAGGGGGCGGTGTTGACCTGCTCGGCGCTCAAGCGCAGCTACCGGGAGCAGTTGCGCGCGGCAGTGCCGGGGCTGCGCTTCGTGTTCATGGAGATCGAACGCGCCGAATCCGAACGCCGCGTGGCCGCACGGGCCGGCGCGGGCGAGCACATGTTTCCGGCGAGCCTGGTCGCCAACCAGTTCGCGACGCTGGAGTCCCCGGTCGGCGAGCCGGGCGTGCTCGCGGTCGATGCGACGGCGCCGCTGGGGGCGCTGGTCGGGCAGGTCAAGGCCTGGTTGCCTGGCGGCTGACTTGTTCGGGGCTAGCCGATGACTTCCGGCCAGTTGGTATGGAAGAACTCGCCGGCGGGCTTGTCCACGCGCTCATAGGTGTGGGCTCCGAAGAAGTCCCGCTGCGCCTGCAGCAGGTTCGCCGGCAGCCGCTCGGTGCGGTAGCTGTCGTAGTAGGCCAGCGACGCGCTGAACGCCGGCACCGGAATGCCGTTGCTCACCGCCAGCGCCACCACTTCGCGCCAGTTCTGCTGCGTGCGGTTCAGGAGATCCTTGAAGAACGGATCGAGCATCAGGTTGCCCAGTGACGGGTCGGTGCGGTAGGCGTCGGTGATGCGGTTCAGGAAGCGCGCGCGGATGATGCAGCCGCCGCGCCAGATGGCCGCGATACGGCCCAGGTCGAGCTTCCACTCCTTCTTCTCGCCCATGGTCTGGATGAGGTCGAAGCCCTGCGCATAGCTGACGACCTTCGAGGCATAGAGCGCGTCGTGCACCTTGGCCACCAGCGCCTTCTTGTCGAGCGACAGTTCGATCTTCGGCCCCTGCAGCACCTTGCTGGCTGCCACGCGAGCCTTCTTCTGCGACGACAGCACGCGCGCCTCGACCGCGGCGTTGATGGTGCTGATGACCACCGCGTTCTCGGCCGCGTTGACGAGCGTCCACTGGCCCGTGCCCTTCTGGCCGGCCTTGTCGAGAATGAGGTCGACGATCGGTTGGCCCGTTTCCGGGTCTTTCTGTTCGAGCGCCTTGGCGGTGATCTGGATCAGGTAGCTCTGCAGCTCGCCGTCGTTCCATTGGTTGAAGACCGCCGCCATCTCGTCGGTGCTGAAGCCGGCGGCCTTGAACAGGCTGTAGGCCTCGCAGATCAGCTGCATGTCGCCGTACTCGATGCCGTTGTGCACCATCTTCACGTAGTGGCCCGCGCCGCCGGGGCCGATGTGGATCACGCAGGGCTCGCCGTCCACCTTGGCCGCGATGCTCTCGAAGATCGGCTTCATCACTTCCCAGGTGGAGAGCGGGCCGCCCGGCATGATCGACGGACCCTTGCGCGCGCCTTCCTCGCCGCCCGACACGCCCGCGCCGATGAAGCGCAGGCCCTTGGCCTGGAGGTAGGCGTCGCGGCGCTCGGTGTCGGTGTAGAGGCTGTTGCCGCCATCGATGACGATGTCGTCCTTGTCGAGCAGGGGAATCAGCTGCTCGATGACCTGGTCGACCGGTGCGCCGGCCTTCACCATGATCTGGATCTTGCGCGGCCTGGCGAGGCTCTGCACGAACTCCTCGAGCGTCTTCGCGCCGACCAGCTTCTTGCCGGGATTGGCGGCCACGAAGGCTTCGGTGGTGGCTTCGGTGCGGTTGTACACGCTGACCTGGAAGCCGCGGCTTTCCACGTTCAGCACCAGGTTCTGGCCCATCACGGCCAGGCCGATCAATCCGAAATCGCTCTTGTTGCTCATGGCCCTTCTTTCGTATGCGGTCGATGTGGCTGACATTGTGCCGGGCGCGCCGCGCAGCCGCAGCCACAGGCGCCTATGGCCGGGCGGGACGCAGGGGCGCCGGCGTTTCAGCCGCCGAAGAGCGCATCGAACACGCGAATGGACGCGTAGGCGTCATTGGCCGCATAGCGGATCTGCGCTTCGGTCAGCTGCCTGTTGGCCCAGTTCGAGGTGGTCGCCTTGCGCGACTTCACGAAGCGCCGGTTGAACACCAGCGCCACGGCCGCCTTCACGCCCACCGACTTGCGGTAGCCGCGGTGGCGGAACTCGCTGTCGATGTCGAACACCGCCTTCGGCTCGATGTTGAGGCGGTTGCGGATCAGCGTGAGATCGGTCGAAAGGCCGAAGCCGACCTTCCGGAGTTCGGTGGAAGCAATCAGCGTTGCGACCACCGGATTGCATTCGGTGCGGTGCAGTTGGAACAGCCAGGCTGTCTCGCGCGTTGCGAACTGCACCACGTGCGGGCCGCCCGAGACCTCGTTCTTCGCGAAGGTGGGCTTGGATTCGGTGTCGAAGCCGGCGACGCCGGCGGCCAGCAATGCGGCGGCGGCATGTTCGGCGTCCTGCAGCGTGGAAATGACCACGATGTCTTTCAGGCCCAGGCCCTCGAAGGGTTCGAGCAGCGCGATCTGCTCGCGCTCGGGAAGGGGCGGCAACGCGGGAGGGTTGTCGCTCACGAGGAGGCTGCTTTCTTTTTCTTCTTCACTGGGGCTTTCCTGGCAGGAGTTTTTTGGGCGGCAGCCGCGGTCTTTTTCTTCTTCGGAGGCTGGCCTGAACGCAGAGCCGCTTCATAGGCACGGCGGCCCCAGAGCGCGGCTTCCTCACGGTCTTCGAAAAGATCGGCCGGGGCCAGCCGGTATGACATCGGCATCGCCTTGCCTTCGCGCACATAGGTGAAGGGCGGCAGGTTCTGCTTGTCGAAATGCTCGGCGCTGCCGGCATCGGCCTTGAGGTAGAGCGTGTCCTTGGCGACGAGCGCGATCATGCGGCCCTCGTGCCATACGCCATGCCCGCCGAACATGCGGCGCGTTTCGATGCGGCCGAGGCGCTCGAAGATTTCGTGCAGGCTCTGTACGAATGCGCTCATCGTGCGGGGGTTGCGGAGGAGGGCCTGACGGGCGTCGATGTCTGCGCACCGACCACGGTGTTCCAGGCGTTCACGCGCCAACCCGTGACGATGCCGTGGCGCACGTAGGGGTCGGCCTTGGCAAAGGCTGCGGGCACATCGGCCGAGCCGGCTTCGAACAGCAGCACCGCACCATCGGGCGGGTCGGACGTGGCGCCGCCGAGCAGCAGCTCGCCGCGCTCCACGGCCTGCCACGCAAGCGCAAGGTGCGCATCGCGGAATTCGCCGCGGCGTTCGAGGTAGTCGGGTGCGGTGTCGTAAATCAGCAGGTGGTGCATGGTGGCTCCTCGCGGCGCTCAGGCCGTGATCTCGATGCGGTTGCCGTCGGGGTCGAGCACCACGCTTTCGTAGTAGCCGTCGCCGGTGCGGCGCGGGCCGTCGAGCAGCGGGTAGCCATCCGACTTCAGCCGTTGCGTCAGTTCGTCGACCGCAGTCTCCGACCCCACGCTGATGGCCAGGTGCGTCCATCCCATGCGCTGCGCGCCGGCCTCGGCCGTTACAGGCGAGAGGGCGCTGGTCGTCATCGCCTCGATGCGGGCGCCATCGCCCAGGCTCAGGAAGCAGGACGCAAAGCCCTTGGCCGGATTGACATAGCCCGCACCGGCCGTGGCGCCGAAGTAGTCGGTGTAGAAGCGCTTGCAGCGTTCGAGATCGGTGGTCCAGAGGGCAATGTGATCGATGCGCATGAAGAAACCGAGGGAAGGAGAGCGCTCAGCCAATACGTCGCGACTGTGGTGGCGGGCGCGCCGGATACCAATGGTAGGCGACCCGTTCGCGTCCGCTGGCCGGGTGCCGGTCGACCGCGCCGCGCACGAGGCCGTAGCGTTCGTAGAAGCGCTGCGCCGCGGTGTTGCTGGTGGCCACGTGGAGCTTCCAGCCCTGCGGCATGCGCACGCTGGCTTCGTCGAGCAGCGCCTGCCCGAGGCCCTGGTTGCGAAGATGAGGCTCGACGAACAGCTGCGCCACGTATTCGCGCCGCGCCAGCAGCACCATGAAGGCGAGCACCTGGCCCTCGCGTTCGGCCAGCACCACGTCGGCGGGCGGCACGAATTCGGTTTGCACGCGCCGCAGCCAATGCGTGATCGGCTCGATGACGGCGGCATTCCGGTTGGCCGCAATCCAGGCGCGGCGCCAGATGCCGGCCAGCACCAGGCTCTCTTCGGCGGCACCGTCGCGGGACCGCAATTGGAAGGCGGGAATCTGTGCTGCGGACATACGCCCCATGATAAGCCGCCCGTCTGCCACGGTCGATCAGCCGCGCAGCGTTTGCGCGTGGTGCGCGATGTGGTCCGCCATGAAAGTCTGGATGAAGTAGTAGCCGTGGTCGTAGCCCGCGTGGCGGCGCAATGTGAGCGGTTGGCCGGCGGCAAAGCAGGCGGCCTCGAAGGCTTCGGGGAGCAGCTGCTCGGCAAGGAATTTGTCGGCCAGCCCCTGGTCGATCAGTATGCCTTGCGGATAGGGCGCGGCAGTCTGCGATTTCATGAGCGCGCTGGCGTCGTGCGCGAGCCATTGCGCGCGGTCGTCGCCGGGCTCGCCCAGGTAGCCGCCCAACGCTTTTTCGCCCCACGGGCATTGCGTGGGCGCGCAGATGGGCGCGAACGCCGACAGCGACTTGAAGCGCCCCGGATGCCGCAGCGCCAGGGTGAGTGCACCGTGGCCGCCCATCGAATGGCCGAAGATGCCCAGATGCTGGTCGTCGATGGCGAAGTGCCGTCCCACCAAGGGCAGCAGCTCGTGCACGATCCAGCTTTCCATGCGCCAGTGGGTGGACCAGGGGGCTTCGGTGGCATCGAGGTAGAAGCCCGCGCCAATGCCGAAGTCCCAGTTGGCGGTGGCGCCGGGCAGGCCTTCGGCAATGCTCCCGCGCGGGCTGGTGTCGGGCGCGATCAACGCCAGGCCCAGGCTGGCGGCCATGCGCTGCGCGCCGGCCTTCACTGCAAAGGTCTCTTCGTTGCAGGTCAGCCCCGCCAGGTAGAGCAGGGCCGGCACGCGCTCGTGCGTGGCCTGCGGCGGCAGGTAGACCGAAAAGCGCATCGGCAGGCCGATCTCGTGCGAGGCGTGCTCGTGGAAGCTCTGCACGCCGCCGAAGGCGTGGTGCTCGGAAAGGGTCTTGAGGGTGTCGGTCATCGGGCGGTGTTGTTGTGCAGTGCGGACACGAGTTCGAGCACGGCGTCGGCAAAAATGCGCGGCGCCTCCTGCGGCATGTTGTGCCCCGCGCCGGGCACCAGCCGGTGCGAGCGCGAGCCGCTGAAGCGGAGCGCATGGGCCGAGGCGTCGGCGGGCGGGCGCACACCGTCGTCGATGCCGTCGAAGGTGATGGCGGGCACGGCGATCGCGGGCTGCGCTGCGAGGCGGCGTTCGATGTCCGCGTACGCCGGGTCGCCCGGAACGAGGCCGAAGCGATGCCGGTACGAGTGGATCACCACGTCGACGAAATCGGGGTGGTCGAAGGCGGCGGCGCTGCGCTCGAAGGTGGCGTCGTCGAACTTCCAGGTGGGCGACCAGAGCTGCCACAGCAGCCGCGTGAGCGCCCTGCGGTCCTTCGCGAGGCCGGCGCGGCCGCGCTCGCTGTGGAAGTAGTACTGGTACCAGAGGCTGTGCTCGTTTGCCGGCGTGTCCGGCTCCATCGCCTTGGCGATGTTCTGGATGTTGTAGCTGTTGAGCGAGACCAGGCCCGCGCAGCGCTCGGGCCACAGCGCCGCCACCACGCAGGCGGCGCGGCCGCCCCAGTCGTAGCCGGCGAGCACCGCGCGTTCGATCTTCAGCGCGTCGAGCAGCGCGAGCAGGTCGGCGCCGAACGCCGCCTGCTCGCCCGAGCGCGGCGTGGCATCGCTCAGGAAGCGGGTGGCGCCGTAGCCGCGCATGTACGGAATGATCACGCGGCAGCCCTGCCCGGCGAGCATCGGCGCGACTTCCGCGTAGGTGTGGACGTCGTACGGAAAGCCGTGCATCAGCAGCACGGGCGGGCCGCCCGAGGGACCCGTTTCGTAGTAGGCGACCTCGAGGACGCCCGCCTCGATCCTGCGCAAGGGCTCCATGCGGTTCATGGCGGGCGTTCTCCTCGAGGGCTAGTAAAGAACCACGCCGCGAATGGATTCGCCGCGCTTCATCAGGTCGAAGCCCTTGTTGATGTCTTCCAGCGGCATGGTGTGCGTGATCAGGTCGTCGATGTTGATCTTGCCTTCCATGTACCAGTCGACGATCTTCGGCACGTCGGTGCGCCCGCGCGCGCCGCCGAAGGCCGAGCCTTCCCACTTGCGGCCCGTGACGAGCTGGAACGGCCGCGTGCTGATCTCCGCACCGGCCTCGGCCACGCCGATGATGATGCTTCGGCCCCAGCCCTTGTGCGTGCATTCGAGCGCCTGGCGCATCACCTTGGTGTTGCCGATGCACTCGAAGCTGTAGTCGGCGCCGCCGTCGGTCAGCTGCACGATCGCATCGACGATGTTCTCGTGTTCCTTCGGGTTGAGGAAGTGCGTCATGCCGAACTTGCGCGCCATCGCCTCGCGCTCGGGGTTCAGGTCGACGCCGATGATCTTGTCGGCGCCCACCATCTTGGCGCCCTGGATCACGTTCAGGCCGATGCCGCCGAGGCCGAACACCACCACGTTGGCGCCGGCTTCCACCTTGGCGGTGAAGATCACCGCGCCGATGCCGGTGGTGACGCCGCAGCCGATGTAGCAGACCTTGTCGAAGGGCGCGTCCTCGCGGATCTTGGCCAGCGAGATCTCGGGCGCGACCGTGTAGTTGCTGAAGGTGCTCGTGCCCATGTAGTGGAAGATGGGCTTGCCGTCCAGGCTGAAGCGGCTGGTGGCGTCGGGCATCAGGCCCTTGCCCTGCGTGCCGCGGATCAGCTGGCACAGGTTGGTCTTGCGCGACAGGCAGAACTTGCACTGGCGGCATTCGGGCGTGTACAGCGGAATGACGTGGTCGCCCTTTTTCAGCGTGGTGACGCCGGGGCCCACGTCGACCACGATGCCCGCGCCCTCATGGCCGAGGATGGCGGGGAAGATGCCTTCGGGGTCGGCGCCCGAGAGCGTGTAGTAGTCGGTGTGGCAGATGCCGGTGGCCTTGATCTCGACCAGCACCTCGCCGAATTTCGGCCCTTCGAGGTCCACGGTTTCGATGGTGAGCGGGGCTCCGGATTTCCAGGCGACGGCAGCTTTGGTTTTCATGGCGCTTCAGGGCAAAGGGAGGAAGGATAGCGAGGCTCGCGTTCAGGCCGGCCCGGCAGCAAAGATACCCGACATTCCGATGAAGCCGGGCAGGTGGCGAAAGTTCCAGATCCAGCTTCGCAGGGCGGGGTATTCGTCCAGCGAAATACCGCCTTCGCCGGCCAGTGCCGCATAGGGAAAGCAGGCCAGGTCGGCCACGGTCGCCTGCGGGCCGGCCAGCCACTGACGGCCCTCGCTGGCGCGCTCGGCCAGGTGGTCGTCCAGCAGGCGGAAGGCTGCGTGTGCGCCGCGCCGGCAGGCCTCGATGTCGATGTTCTCGTAGCCGAAGGCGTCGTGCAGCCGCGCGGCCGAGGCGGTGCGGGTGAGCTCGTCGGCAATCGCGAACCACATCGCGACCTGGCCGCGCAGCTGCGGATCATCCGGGTACCAGCGGCCCTGCGCGTCGTGCCTGCTCGCGAGATAGACCAGGATGGCCTGCGCGTCGCGCAGCACGAAGCCGTCGTCGTCGATCACCGGAAGCTGGCCCAGCGGGTTGATGCTCGCCAGGAACGCGGCCGACCTGTGCTCGCGGCCGGGATGGAAGTCGACCGGCACGCTCTGGTAGTCGACGCCGAGCCACGCGAGCATCTGCC
It includes:
- the gnd gene encoding decarboxylating NADP(+)-dependent phosphogluconate dehydrogenase encodes the protein MSNKSDFGLIGLAVMGQNLVLNVESRGFQVSVYNRTEATTEAFVAANPGKKLVGAKTLEEFVQSLARPRKIQIMVKAGAPVDQVIEQLIPLLDKDDIVIDGGNSLYTDTERRDAYLQAKGLRFIGAGVSGGEEGARKGPSIMPGGPLSTWEVMKPIFESIAAKVDGEPCVIHIGPGGAGHYVKMVHNGIEYGDMQLICEAYSLFKAAGFSTDEMAAVFNQWNDGELQSYLIQITAKALEQKDPETGQPIVDLILDKAGQKGTGQWTLVNAAENAVVISTINAAVEARVLSSQKKARVAASKVLQGPKIELSLDKKALVAKVHDALYASKVVSYAQGFDLIQTMGEKKEWKLDLGRIAAIWRGGCIIRARFLNRITDAYRTDPSLGNLMLDPFFKDLLNRTQQNWREVVALAVSNGIPVPAFSASLAYYDSYRTERLPANLLQAQRDFFGAHTYERVDKPAGEFFHTNWPEVIG
- a CDS encoding 3'-5' exonuclease, encoding MSDNPPALPPLPEREQIALLEPFEGLGLKDIVVISTLQDAEHAAAALLAAGVAGFDTESKPTFAKNEVSGGPHVVQFATRETAWLFQLHRTECNPVVATLIASTELRKVGFGLSTDLTLIRNRLNIEPKAVFDIDSEFRHRGYRKSVGVKAAVALVFNRRFVKSRKATTSNWANRQLTEAQIRYAANDAYASIRVFDALFGG
- a CDS encoding TfoX/Sxy family protein, coding for MSAFVQSLHEIFERLGRIETRRMFGGHGVWHEGRMIALVAKDTLYLKADAGSAEHFDKQNLPPFTYVREGKAMPMSYRLAPADLFEDREEAALWGRRAYEAALRSGQPPKKKKTAAAAQKTPARKAPVKKKKKAASS
- a CDS encoding YciI-like protein, with the translated sequence MHHLLIYDTAPDYLERRGEFRDAHLALAWQAVERGELLLGGATSDPPDGAVLLFEAGSADVPAAFAKADPYVRHGIVTGWRVNAWNTVVGAQTSTPVRPSSATPAR
- a CDS encoding VOC family protein encodes the protein MRIDHIALWTTDLERCKRFYTDYFGATAGAGYVNPAKGFASCFLSLGDGARIEAMTTSALSPVTAEAGAQRMGWTHLAISVGSETAVDELTQRLKSDGYPLLDGPRRTGDGYYESVVLDPDGNRIEITA
- a CDS encoding GNAT family N-acetyltransferase — protein: MSAAQIPAFQLRSRDGAAEESLVLAGIWRRAWIAANRNAAVIEPITHWLRRVQTEFVPPADVVLAEREGQVLAFMVLLARREYVAQLFVEPHLRNQGLGQALLDEASVRMPQGWKLHVATSNTAAQRFYERYGLVRGAVDRHPASGRERVAYHWYPARPPPQSRRIG
- the fghA gene encoding S-formylglutathione hydrolase; translated protein: MTDTLKTLSEHHAFGGVQSFHEHASHEIGLPMRFSVYLPPQATHERVPALLYLAGLTCNEETFAVKAGAQRMAASLGLALIAPDTSPRGSIAEGLPGATANWDFGIGAGFYLDATEAPWSTHWRMESWIVHELLPLVGRHFAIDDQHLGIFGHSMGGHGALTLALRHPGRFKSLSAFAPICAPTQCPWGEKALGGYLGEPGDDRAQWLAHDASALMKSQTAAPYPQGILIDQGLADKFLAEQLLPEAFEAACFAAGQPLTLRRHAGYDHGYYFIQTFMADHIAHHAQTLRG
- a CDS encoding alpha/beta fold hydrolase; translation: MNRMEPLRRIEAGVLEVAYYETGPSGGPPVLLMHGFPYDVHTYAEVAPMLAGQGCRVIIPYMRGYGATRFLSDATPRSGEQAAFGADLLALLDALKIERAVLAGYDWGGRAACVVAALWPERCAGLVSLNSYNIQNIAKAMEPDTPANEHSLWYQYYFHSERGRAGLAKDRRALTRLLWQLWSPTWKFDDATFERSAAAFDHPDFVDVVIHSYRHRFGLVPGDPAYADIERRLAAQPAIAVPAITFDGIDDGVRPPADASAHALRFSGSRSHRLVPGAGHNMPQEAPRIFADAVLELVSALHNNTAR